One window of Aliarcobacter lanthieri genomic DNA carries:
- a CDS encoding YiiX/YebB-like N1pC/P60 family cysteine hydrolase: MKIRLIVIIFILLFASVEVKKFMDKKEKDLTIESLRETLELKNGDIIVRREDNPLSDFFATLDGAGFSHIGILANSKDGFVVFHLEVDENSDEMKVSSIKDFVNFSKKIAVYRHKEAIDEDKLSQILINFLKDNPKFDFEFSLENDTFYCTEFVNNIYFKLFNENLYTYMYEFDGKSGISINSLIQNPNLDKRYELEF, encoded by the coding sequence ATGAAAATTAGGCTTATAGTAATAATTTTTATATTACTTTTTGCATCTGTAGAAGTAAAAAAGTTTATGGATAAAAAAGAAAAAGATTTAACTATTGAAAGCTTAAGAGAAACATTAGAACTTAAAAATGGTGATATTATTGTCAGAAGAGAAGATAATCCTCTAAGTGATTTTTTTGCAACTTTAGATGGTGCTGGATTTTCACACATTGGAATTTTAGCAAATAGTAAAGATGGTTTTGTTGTTTTTCATTTAGAAGTTGATGAAAATAGTGATGAAATGAAAGTGTCAAGTATAAAAGATTTTGTAAATTTTTCAAAAAAAATAGCAGTTTACAGACATAAAGAGGCTATAGATGAAGATAAATTATCACAGATTTTGATAAATTTTTTAAAAGATAATCCAAAGTTTGATTTTGAGTTTTCTTTAGAAAATGATACTTTTTACTGTACAGAGTTTGTAAATAATATATATTTTAAACTTTTTAATGAAAATTTATATACTTATATGTATGAGTTTGATGGGAAAAGTGGAATTTCTATAAATAGTCTTATCCAAAATCCAAATTTAGACAAACGATATGAACTAGAGTTTTAA